The following proteins are encoded in a genomic region of Leptospiraceae bacterium:
- the ndk gene encoding nucleoside-diphosphate kinase, protein MERTLFIIKPDAVQNKHIGHILTKIEEAGFRIVGLKYLSITKQEAQKFYEVHKHRPFFEDLSNFMSSGPIVVGVLESENAVQKWRDLIGATDPKEAKEGTIRKLFAENKERNAVHGSDSPENAIKEISFFFSERELLS, encoded by the coding sequence ATGGAACGAACTCTTTTCATTATTAAACCAGATGCTGTTCAAAATAAACACATTGGACATATTTTAACGAAGATAGAGGAAGCTGGTTTTCGCATCGTTGGATTGAAATACTTAAGCATAACCAAGCAAGAAGCACAGAAGTTTTATGAGGTCCATAAACATCGTCCTTTCTTTGAGGATTTGTCGAATTTTATGAGTTCTGGTCCAATTGTTGTTGGCGTTTTGGAGTCTGAAAATGCTGTTCAAAAATGGCGAGATCTAATTGGAGCTACAGATCCTAAAGAGGCAAAGGAAGGAACGATACGAAAACTTTTTGCCGAAAACAAAGAAAGAAACGCAGTCCACGGTTCTGATTCCCCCGAGAATGCCATCAAAGAAATAAGCTTTTTCTTTAGTGAAAGAGAATTATTATCTTGA
- a CDS encoding polyprenyl synthetase family protein: MKENYYLDLTQKEKIQKTLSFLQSKVDAFLAKEISDFVKKESHYVYEVYEPILYSLLGGGKRFRSVLFLLFSDYHDSLSNDEKFDLLLTSSSIELIHTYTLIHDDLPAMDNDELRRGKPTCHRAFNEWAAILAGDALNTLAFYLLSKTKKNPIEKIQVLSRFAGIHGIILGQALDLSSEKKDFPHSFRGYEQLLSVIKEKNYYFLLENFLSYSNALQVILIHYHKTALLFRAVGEMALYSSDIYQNIVLDEKRKQPYIEYCELLGLLFQITDDLLDELGIEEEVGKKVKKDQQIGKLTFPSVFGSEITLQIAKSLAKRCSDYVEEFSIRPQEDFTTTLRYLPFFLLERKS, translated from the coding sequence GTGAAAGAGAATTATTATCTTGATTTAACACAAAAAGAAAAGATCCAAAAGACATTAAGTTTTTTACAAAGTAAAGTTGATGCTTTTTTAGCAAAAGAAATTTCTGATTTTGTAAAGAAAGAGTCTCATTACGTTTATGAAGTATATGAGCCAATCTTGTATTCATTGTTAGGCGGGGGAAAACGTTTTCGTTCTGTTTTGTTTTTGTTGTTTTCTGATTATCACGATTCTTTGTCTAATGACGAAAAATTTGATTTGTTGTTAACATCATCATCAATTGAACTCATACATACCTACACTTTGATACATGATGATTTACCCGCAATGGACAATGATGAACTTCGAAGAGGTAAACCCACCTGCCACAGAGCTTTCAACGAATGGGCAGCAATCTTAGCCGGTGATGCTTTAAATACCTTGGCATTTTATCTTTTAAGTAAAACAAAAAAAAATCCTATAGAAAAAATACAAGTGTTGTCGAGATTTGCAGGCATTCATGGCATAATATTGGGACAAGCATTGGATTTATCATCAGAAAAAAAAGATTTTCCCCATAGTTTTCGTGGGTATGAACAATTGCTTTCAGTTATTAAAGAAAAGAATTACTACTTTTTGTTAGAAAATTTTCTTTCTTATTCTAATGCTTTACAAGTGATTTTGATACACTATCACAAAACAGCTCTATTATTTCGTGCTGTAGGGGAAATGGCGTTATATTCTTCGGATATTTATCAAAACATAGTTCTTGATGAGAAAAGAAAACAACCATACATTGAATATTGTGAACTCTTGGGATTGCTTTTCCAAATCACTGACGATCTTCTGGATGAACTGGGGATTGAAGAAGAAGTAGGTAAAAAAGTCAAGAAAGATCAACAAATAGGGAAATTGACTTTCCCATCCGTTTTTGGTTCAGAAATCACATTGCAAATAGCAAAAAGCCTTGCAAAACGTTGCTCGGATTATGTTGAAGAATTTTCCATTAGACCTCAAGAGGATTTTACTACAACTTTAAGATACTTGCCATTTTTTTTGTTGGAAAGAAAATCCTAA
- the yajC gene encoding preprotein translocase subunit YajC: MEPRYIQYLAQEKAAEAPVTTGGDDQSLIASFYPLIMLILIFLFLYFFTIRPQRKEEKRRQQLIASLKKGDVVITQAGIIGSVHSIKDDTIILRIGDNAKMEVLKSTIYDLRKPQPSQEQSTSNS, translated from the coding sequence ATGGAACCACGCTATATTCAATACTTAGCACAAGAAAAAGCAGCTGAAGCTCCAGTTACAACAGGAGGCGATGATCAATCTTTGATTGCATCTTTTTATCCCTTAATAATGTTGATTTTGATCTTCTTGTTTCTTTATTTCTTTACTATTCGACCACAACGCAAAGAAGAAAAAAGAAGACAACAACTCATTGCAAGTTTAAAGAAGGGTGATGTTGTAATAACACAAGCAGGTATTATTGGATCCGTTCACTCAATCAAAGACGACACTATAATTTTACGAATTGGAGATAATGCAAAAATGGAGGTATTAAAATCCACTATTTATGATTTGCGAAAACCACAACCATCGCAAGAACAATCTACCTCCAATTCTTAG
- the secD gene encoding protein translocase subunit SecD, whose translation MKKIIGKAIVFFGVLVLSFFLLLPNYDVREIEIHFLDYYRTKEGEKVLITEEQIKEFLESDKGMKQFFPDFVCKESDPIKERKCTIKQRFLTTTKLNEFMQAFPNLVDNRKTRYLPHFVENLLGFLSETGVKKLSLKFGLDLQGGMRAVFRADYQAYVEKLKDKYQPILEDLEKQLKQPNLTEKEKEDIQSRIENINLSFDLSESRKIELLEEARSIIEKRLLNQNLTEPEIRTQPSSYSINVDLPGVANTAEVLDIIKSTVTVEYRLVNDEATERLNTLEFLPYLEKLQEIYKQDRPDFFEAERILKEVQQKANITEKDGKIFLYWRKSRTGQGKYLPYEFRVLGPVVLDGSDMADAREAIQENTAWYQINFVLTSTGAEKFAKITRENVGKRLAILWGDRVISDPVIQGAIVGGSGVITGQFDLQDAREIANVIREGALPLPLEIISVSYIGPTLGYQSIKTGVVAVLIGFLLVNAFMIFYYQVAGVIAVIVLFYNLILLSSFLTMLEFTLTLPGFAGLILTVGMAVDASVIIFERIREELRNGRSMTYSVEAGFKDSFWTILDANITTLIAAVILYYTGDGPIQGFAITLFFGLLTSLFTSLYIAKFLFEFLLYGLRWKKIPIGSVRGLRFGVKK comes from the coding sequence ATGAAAAAGATTATTGGCAAAGCAATCGTTTTTTTTGGAGTTTTGGTACTTAGTTTTTTCTTATTGCTTCCCAACTATGATGTAAGGGAAATTGAGATACATTTTTTGGATTATTATCGCACAAAAGAAGGAGAAAAGGTCCTCATCACAGAGGAACAAATCAAAGAGTTCTTAGAATCTGATAAAGGAATGAAGCAGTTTTTTCCTGATTTTGTTTGCAAAGAATCTGACCCCATAAAAGAAAGAAAATGCACCATCAAACAGCGATTTCTCACGACCACGAAATTAAATGAATTCATGCAAGCTTTTCCGAATTTAGTGGATAACCGAAAAACACGTTATCTACCTCATTTTGTTGAGAACTTGTTAGGGTTTCTTTCGGAGACAGGAGTCAAAAAGCTATCTTTGAAGTTTGGATTGGATTTACAAGGAGGGATGAGGGCGGTATTTCGAGCTGACTATCAGGCATATGTAGAAAAACTCAAAGACAAGTATCAACCCATCTTAGAAGATTTAGAAAAACAACTCAAGCAACCAAACCTGACAGAAAAAGAAAAAGAAGACATCCAATCCAGAATTGAAAACATTAACTTAAGTTTTGATTTATCAGAAAGTAGAAAAATTGAGTTATTAGAAGAAGCTCGAAGTATCATCGAGAAACGTTTACTGAATCAAAACCTCACAGAACCAGAGATCCGAACTCAACCCTCAAGCTATAGCATTAACGTGGATTTGCCAGGGGTGGCTAATACCGCCGAAGTATTAGACATCATCAAAAGCACGGTGACCGTAGAATATCGTTTGGTCAATGATGAAGCAACGGAAAGATTAAACACATTGGAATTTCTTCCCTACTTAGAAAAACTCCAAGAAATTTACAAACAAGATCGACCCGATTTTTTTGAGGCAGAAAGAATCCTAAAAGAAGTTCAACAAAAAGCCAATATCACAGAAAAAGATGGAAAAATTTTTTTATACTGGAGAAAGAGTCGAACGGGACAAGGGAAGTATTTACCCTATGAGTTTAGGGTTTTGGGTCCAGTGGTTTTGGATGGAAGTGATATGGCTGATGCAAGGGAAGCCATACAAGAAAACACGGCATGGTATCAAATCAATTTTGTTTTAACATCAACGGGAGCTGAGAAGTTTGCCAAAATCACTAGAGAAAATGTTGGGAAACGTTTAGCAATTCTCTGGGGAGATAGGGTGATTTCTGATCCGGTGATACAAGGAGCCATTGTTGGTGGAAGTGGTGTGATAACAGGACAGTTTGATCTTCAAGATGCACGAGAAATTGCGAATGTTATACGAGAAGGAGCTCTGCCACTTCCATTGGAAATCATATCGGTTTCCTACATTGGTCCTACTTTGGGGTATCAGTCCATCAAAACGGGTGTGGTTGCGGTGTTGATTGGATTTCTTTTGGTGAATGCTTTTATGATTTTTTACTATCAGGTTGCTGGTGTGATTGCAGTGATTGTTTTGTTTTATAACTTGATTTTGCTTTCTTCTTTTTTGACCATGCTAGAGTTTACTTTGACTTTACCAGGTTTTGCTGGTTTGATATTAACGGTGGGCATGGCCGTAGATGCAAGTGTGATCATTTTTGAACGAATTCGGGAAGAATTAAGAAACGGAAGGTCCATGACATATAGTGTGGAAGCAGGATTTAAAGATTCTTTTTGGACCATTTTGGATGCAAATATTACTACTTTGATTGCTGCTGTGATTTTGTATTATACGGGGGATGGACCCATTCAGGGGTTTGCCATTACTTTGTTTTTTGGATTACTGACTTCGCTTTTTACTTCTCTTTATATCGCTAAGTTTTTGTTTGAGTTTCTTCTTTATGGGTTGCGTTGGAAAAAAATTCCTATTGGTAGTGTCAGAGGCTTACGTTTTGGAGTAAAGAAATGA
- the secF gene encoding protein translocase subunit SecF: MKTWKIIENRNTYFFVSIFMGLVFYGVTFSYYGGFKPSITFNGGIRVTIIFPPEQNKEIIESQLKEAGFQEFTVRLVDQKEHKYDIEFGPEVREQLKEKIKEDRTIMEELENILLPYLKIPKENIISREVISASYGMDLFQTALAALFWTLILITIYITFRFDFSFALGGTIALLHDLILTIGFIGITQIEPSIPVVAAVLTLLGYSINDTIIIFDRIRSKIRDKGDLINTTLINEAIRETFSRTIITSFLTMLSLIAIIISNAESLIDFSLILIFGIIIGTYSSIAIACPIMFLYEKFRQHKLHT; the protein is encoded by the coding sequence ATGAAAACTTGGAAAATCATAGAGAATCGAAATACTTATTTTTTTGTATCTATCTTCATGGGTTTGGTTTTTTATGGAGTGACGTTTTCTTACTACGGAGGTTTTAAGCCTTCTATCACGTTTAATGGGGGAATACGAGTTACCATCATCTTTCCTCCTGAGCAAAACAAAGAAATCATTGAAAGTCAACTAAAAGAAGCAGGTTTCCAAGAATTTACAGTTCGACTTGTTGATCAAAAAGAACACAAGTATGATATTGAGTTTGGTCCTGAGGTTCGTGAACAACTCAAAGAAAAAATCAAAGAAGATCGAACTATCATGGAAGAATTAGAAAACATACTTTTGCCATACCTCAAAATCCCAAAAGAAAATATCATTTCTCGAGAGGTGATATCAGCAAGTTATGGTATGGATTTATTTCAAACAGCATTGGCTGCTTTGTTTTGGACCTTGATTTTGATTACCATTTACATTACGTTTCGTTTTGATTTTTCTTTTGCTTTGGGAGGAACTATTGCTTTGCTCCATGATTTGATTTTAACTATTGGATTTATTGGCATTACTCAAATTGAACCCTCTATTCCTGTAGTTGCTGCCGTTTTAACCCTTCTTGGTTATTCAATCAATGATACCATTATTATTTTTGATCGCATCCGAAGTAAAATCCGAGATAAAGGTGATTTAATCAATACAACTCTCATCAACGAAGCCATTAGGGAGACTTTCTCGAGAACCATTATCACGTCTTTTTTAACAATGCTTTCTTTGATTGCCATTATAATTAGCAATGCTGAGTCTCTGATTGATTTTTCTTTGATTTTGATTTTCGGCATCATTATAGGAACTTATTCTTCGATTGCAATAGCTTGTCCTATCATGTTTCTTTATGAAAAATTCCGACAACATAAACTTCATACCTAA
- a CDS encoding FecR family protein, producing MNKSWFLVLVIVFPVYSSSKGLVVYTKGKSYLTRDGQKKEIQIRTLIEEKDIITTEKESSLHVQLANGVMIRIGANTKIEFEKILKAIQQYEYKLVLRQGEVLTKIDKQKEKRIQFDVQAPTAIASVRGTEFLMEADNNKTLIAVNDGSLMVMDINQKERVILNSGEKIIATYEAFEKSLLEDYEKKKFELLQEFEKTRQKNLEILIQQLESNQKIIEEQKKKLKN from the coding sequence ATGAATAAATCTTGGTTTTTAGTTTTAGTCATCGTTTTTCCTGTGTATTCTTCTTCGAAAGGTTTGGTGGTTTATACAAAAGGGAAGTCATATTTGACTCGAGATGGGCAAAAAAAAGAAATCCAAATTCGAACTCTAATTGAAGAAAAAGATATAATCACCACTGAAAAAGAATCGAGTTTGCACGTTCAACTTGCCAATGGGGTTATGATTCGAATTGGAGCAAATACAAAAATAGAATTTGAAAAAATTTTGAAGGCTATACAACAATATGAATATAAGCTTGTATTAAGGCAAGGGGAGGTTCTAACTAAGATTGACAAACAAAAAGAAAAAAGGATTCAATTCGATGTTCAAGCTCCCACGGCAATTGCGAGTGTGAGAGGAACAGAGTTTTTGATGGAAGCAGACAACAATAAAACTCTCATAGCTGTGAATGATGGTTCTTTAATGGTAATGGATATCAACCAGAAAGAAAGAGTGATTCTGAATTCTGGTGAAAAAATCATCGCAACGTATGAAGCTTTCGAAAAGTCTCTCTTAGAAGATTACGAGAAGAAAAAATTTGAACTACTACAAGAATTCGAAAAAACTCGTCAGAAGAACTTAGAAATCCTCATCCAACAATTGGAGTCAAATCAAAAAATCATAGAAGAACAGAAAAAGAAATTAAAGAATTGA
- a CDS encoding glutamate-5-semialdehyde dehydrogenase, producing MLVAEISEIKERSQEFLAKAQEIAQKSKRAFYEFRKTNTTKKNEVLQRVMELLSEPKNQTLLLKQNEKDLQQAKEMQLSSSMIERLLLNPKRIQELIKAIDDIIKLPDPVGEIIKGYTLPNGLELIQKRVPLGSIFVIYESRPNVTIDVGALCIKSGNTVILRGGKEAFHTNKVLFEFFQNSLEKAGLSRDIVQFVDNPDRAFMYALLQQDAYLDLVVPRGGEGLIQFVSSHTRIPIVKHDKGVCNLYIDKSADLEKAIVVSINAKLQRPSVCNAIENLVIHKDFPFKRELLEALWNAGAIILGCEETIKIFEKATLIEDPEKEYSTEYLDQRLSVKIVEDLNEAIDFIHTYGSHHSEGIISEDYSIVEEFLQRVDSAALFVNSSTRFHDGGQFGMGAEIGISTQRLHVRGPMGLKDLTTTVYIVKGNGHIRT from the coding sequence ATGTTAGTTGCAGAGATTTCAGAAATCAAAGAGCGCTCTCAAGAATTTCTCGCTAAAGCTCAAGAAATCGCTCAAAAATCAAAAAGGGCATTTTACGAATTTCGAAAAACAAACACCACAAAGAAAAATGAAGTCTTACAAAGAGTAATGGAATTACTTTCTGAACCTAAAAATCAAACGTTATTACTGAAACAAAATGAAAAGGACCTTCAACAAGCAAAAGAGATGCAACTTTCCTCTTCGATGATAGAACGACTCCTCTTGAATCCAAAGCGAATCCAAGAACTCATCAAAGCAATAGATGATATAATTAAGCTTCCTGATCCTGTTGGAGAAATCATCAAAGGTTATACATTACCAAATGGGTTGGAGTTGATTCAAAAACGAGTGCCGTTGGGTTCCATTTTTGTGATTTATGAGTCAAGACCTAATGTAACCATAGATGTAGGTGCCCTTTGTATTAAAAGTGGGAATACCGTGATCCTTCGTGGTGGGAAAGAAGCTTTCCACACCAACAAAGTTTTGTTTGAGTTTTTTCAGAATTCCTTAGAGAAAGCAGGCTTGTCGAGGGATATTGTTCAATTTGTGGATAATCCTGATCGGGCTTTCATGTATGCATTACTTCAACAGGATGCTTATTTGGATTTAGTGGTGCCACGAGGTGGAGAAGGCTTGATTCAATTTGTGAGTTCCCATACACGCATTCCCATTGTAAAACACGACAAAGGAGTTTGTAATTTATACATCGATAAATCAGCTGATTTAGAAAAAGCCATTGTTGTAAGTATCAATGCAAAACTACAAAGACCGTCGGTTTGTAATGCCATTGAGAATTTAGTGATACATAAAGACTTCCCTTTCAAAAGAGAACTATTAGAAGCTCTATGGAATGCAGGAGCAATCATATTAGGATGCGAAGAAACAATCAAAATTTTCGAAAAAGCTACTCTTATTGAGGATCCTGAGAAAGAATATAGCACCGAATATTTGGATCAAAGATTATCTGTAAAAATTGTCGAGGATTTGAACGAAGCTATTGATTTCATTCATACGTATGGAAGTCATCATTCCGAAGGGATTATCTCTGAAGATTATTCAATCGTAGAAGAGTTTTTACAAAGAGTGGATAGTGCTGCGTTGTTTGTGAATAGTTCTACGCGCTTTCATGATGGTGGTCAATTCGGCATGGGAGCTGAGATTGGAATTTCAACTCAGAGACTACATGTGCGAGGACCTATGGGTCTTAAGGACCTTACAACAACTGTCTATATAGTGAAAGGCAATGGTCACATTCGAACATGA
- the nadD gene encoding nicotinate (nicotinamide) nucleotide adenylyltransferase: MISYLVYGGSYNPIHYGHLKTIEFVLKTNQCEEVWIVPTYRSPFKLEEEYAPAEKRYKMIQIAIESYFSVDLVSKVKLWDWEIQEKRIYYTVETLRKLPEPEKTGILIGADSLLHLEKWREIDWILQNFSFYIVQRAEHPKSLIESKIQELKMTIPYGKFHLLLYEPPNCSSTKIRELIKKNVSYQFLKDCLPYEVYLFIKNESLYF; the protein is encoded by the coding sequence ATGATTTCTTATTTAGTTTATGGAGGTTCATACAACCCCATTCACTATGGTCACTTAAAAACCATTGAATTTGTTCTGAAAACAAATCAATGTGAAGAAGTTTGGATTGTTCCTACTTATCGCTCACCCTTCAAATTAGAAGAAGAATATGCGCCTGCAGAAAAAAGATATAAAATGATCCAAATTGCCATAGAAAGTTATTTTTCAGTGGATTTGGTATCAAAAGTTAAACTTTGGGATTGGGAAATTCAAGAAAAACGTATTTATTATACCGTTGAAACTTTACGAAAACTTCCAGAACCAGAAAAAACTGGGATTTTGATAGGAGCTGATAGTTTGCTACATTTAGAAAAGTGGAGAGAAATTGATTGGATTTTGCAGAATTTTTCTTTTTATATTGTCCAAAGAGCAGAACATCCAAAATCACTCATTGAAAGCAAAATCCAGGAATTAAAAATGACTATTCCTTATGGGAAGTTTCACCTTCTTTTGTATGAGCCGCCGAATTGTTCATCAACGAAAATTCGTGAACTTATAAAAAAAAATGTTTCGTATCAGTTTCTTAAAGACTGCCTGCCGTATGAAGTATATTTGTTTATAAAAAATGAATCACTCTATTTTTAA
- a CDS encoding RluA family pseudouridine synthase produces the protein MLKFLYEDNHLLVVEKPIGMLSQSDRKNEYSLYDYLKDYLKKKKNKQNVYLAILHRLDRNTGGVMIFAKTSKSASRLSEQFRNHQIKKSYIVITSKIPITGTKGTMISYIKKIESKRTAILSNAMDPKAKYAELEYELWNEFEYNQKKYYKFLVHPKTGRFHQIRFQFAQHRAPLLGDRKYGKDTTTPFPALWAYEIQILHPTQKKELHFRTPPPEGWPFNLKIE, from the coding sequence ATGTTAAAATTCCTATATGAAGACAACCATCTACTCGTTGTGGAAAAACCCATTGGCATGTTATCCCAATCCGATCGAAAAAATGAATATAGTCTTTACGACTACCTAAAAGATTACCTCAAAAAAAAGAAAAACAAACAAAACGTTTATTTAGCAATTCTTCATCGATTAGATCGAAATACAGGGGGAGTAATGATTTTTGCTAAAACTTCAAAATCAGCTTCTCGACTTTCTGAGCAATTTCGAAATCACCAAATCAAAAAAAGCTATATCGTAATTACATCCAAAATTCCTATTACTGGAACCAAAGGAACCATGATTAGCTACATAAAAAAAATCGAATCGAAACGAACTGCCATTCTAAGCAATGCCATGGATCCGAAAGCAAAATACGCAGAATTAGAATACGAACTATGGAATGAGTTTGAATACAATCAAAAAAAATACTACAAATTCCTTGTGCATCCAAAAACGGGAAGATTTCATCAAATCCGATTTCAATTCGCTCAACACAGAGCTCCCCTTTTGGGAGATCGAAAATACGGTAAAGATACCACTACTCCCTTTCCTGCTCTTTGGGCTTATGAAATCCAAATCCTTCATCCCACACAAAAAAAAGAACTTCATTTTCGGACACCACCCCCTGAGGGTTGGCCCTTCAATTTAAAAATAGAGTGA